A region of the Arsenicicoccus dermatophilus genome:
CACCGGCTCGCGAGCGGCCACGCCGGTCCCGGGGTCGACCCCTCCGGACGAGCGGCCCACCCCGGCGCCGTCGAAGCCCGAACCGTCTGCACCCCGCCCCGCGCCCCCGAGGGCGCAGGCACCGGCGGCCGAGGCCCCGCCCCAGCAGGAGCCTGCGCCTGCGCCGGCGTCCGTCCCCGGGCTGCAGGCGTCGGTGAACGAGCCCACGGCGCGGACGGGCGGACAGCGACGTGCCCAGCAGCGCCGCAGGGCGGGACGGCCGTCGGTCCCCAGCTGGGACGACATCATGTTCGGCTCCGCCAAGAAGGACGGCAAGTAGTCCTCGTCCGCGCCGGGGCCGGTCCCCCGGCGCGCGGCCTGCGCTGCTGCCACGGCCCTGCCTGCCGTGCTCCCGGCGGGTCGTCGCGCCCGCGCACGTCGGCCCTGGGCCAGGCACCTCGTCACCCGACGGGGACGACGCAGGGCGCCTCCCCCACGTCGGGGGAGGCGCCCTGCGGCTGCCGATGGGATCAGGCGGTGGCGTTGCTGTCGCCCACGGTCGCGCGGCCGGCCTCGAGGCGGGCCACCGGGACGCGGAACGGCGAGCAGGACACGTAGTCCAGACCCACACCGTGGAAGAAGTGGATCGACTGCGGGTCGCCGCCGTGCTCACCGCACACACCGAGGTGGATGTCCGGGTTGCCCTTGCGACCGCCCTCCGCACCCAGCTTCACCAGACGGCCGACGCCGGTCTGGTCCAGGGTCTCGAAGGGGCTGACCGTGAAGACGCCCTTGTCCATGTAGTTGTTGAAGAACGCGGCCTCGACGTCGTCGCGCGAGAAGCCCCACGTGGTCTGCGTCAGGTCGTTGGTGCCGAAGGAGAAGAAGTCGGCCGACTCCGCGATGCGCTCGGACGTGAGGGCGGCGCGAGGCAGCTCGATCATGGTGCCGATGGGCATGGACAGCTCCACGCCCTTCTCCTCGGCCACCGTGCGGATGATCTGCTCGGACTCGTCGCGGATCAGGTCGAGCTCGTTGATGGAGCCGACCAGCGGGACCATCACCTCGGGGCGAGGGTCGCCGCCCGCCTGCTTGCGGATGGCGGCGGCCTCGGCCAGCGCCCGCACCTGCAGGGCGAACAGGCCCTTGACGGTCAGACCGAGACGCACGCCGCGCAGACCCAGCATCGGGTTGGACTCGTGCTGCTTGCGGACGGCCTCGAGGAGCTCGGTGTCGTGCTGGTCGGACTCGCCCTTGGCCTCGGCCACGGCGACCTTGACCGACAGCTCGGTCAGGTCGGGCAGGAACTCGTGCAGCGGCGGGTCGAGCAGACGCACGGTCATGGGCAGACCGTCCATCGCCTCGAGCATCTCCACGAAGTCCTGGCGCTGCAGCGGCAGCAGAGCGTCGAGCGCAGCCTGCTTCTCGCCCTCCTCCTTGGCGAGGATCATCCGCTCGATGAGGACGCGGCGGTCGCCCAGGAACATGTGCTCCGTGCGGCACAGGCCGATGCCCTGGGCACCGAGCTGGCGGGCGCGCTGGGAGTCCTCGGCGGTGTCGGCGTTGGTGCGCACCTGCAGGCGGCGGACGGAGTCGGCGTGCGTGAGGATGCGGTCCACGGCGCGGACGAGCTCGACGGTCTCGTCGTCCTGACCCTCGATGCCGGCCTCCAGGCCCTCCTCGAGGTAGCGCATGACCGGGCTGGGCACGACCTCGAGGCGACCCTCGAAGACCTCGCCGGTGGCCCCGTCGATGGACATCCAGTCGCCCTCGCCGTAGGTCTTGCCGCCCACCGTGATGGTCTTGGCGACCGGGTCGATGGTGAGCTCCTCGGCGCCGCAGACGCAGGTGCGGCCCATGCCGCGGGCCACGACGGCCGCGTGGGAGGTCTTGCCGCCGCGGGCGGTGAGGATGCCGCGGGAGGCGATCATGCCGGACAGGTCGTCGGGGTTGGTCTCGCGACGGACCAGGAGCACGTCCTCGCCCTGCGCGGCCTGCTCGACGGCGGCGGCGGAGTCGAAGACGACCTTGCCGACCGCGGCGCCCGGGGAGGCGGCCATGCCCTTGGTGACGAGGGTGCGCTCGCCGTTGGGGTCGAGCTGGGGGAACATGAGCTGGACGAGCTGCTCGCCGGTGACACGCTCCAGGGCCTCGTCCATGGTGATCAGCTGCTCGTCGACGAGCTGGCCGGCGATGCGGAAGGCGGCGTTGGCCGTGCGCTTGCCGACGCGGGTCTGCAGCATCCACAGCTTGCCGCGCTCGACGGTGAACTCGACGTCGCACAGGTCGCGGTAGTGGGTCTCCAGCAGGCGCAGGTTGGCCTCGAGCTGCTTGAACGGCTCGGGGTGGTGGTCGCCCATGTCCGCCAGGGACATGGTGTTGCGGATGCCGGCCACGACGTCCTCGCCCTGGGCGTTGATGAGGTAGTCGCCGTAGTGGCCCGCGTGCCCGGTGGAGGGGTCACGGGTGAAGGCGACGCCGGTGCCGGAGGACTCGCCCATGTTGCCGAACACCATGGTGCAGACGTTGACGGCGGTGCCCAGGTCGTGGGGGATGCGCTCCCGGCGACGGTAGAGGCGGGCGCGCTCGGTGTTCCACGACTTGAAGACGGCGATGATCGCCATGTCGAGCTGCTCGCGCGGCCACTGCGGGAAGTCGCGGCCGGTCTCCTCGCGGACGATCTCC
Encoded here:
- the ppdK gene encoding pyruvate, phosphate dikinase; translated protein: MTQYVYDFEHGDKDQKDLLGGKGANLAEMTKLGLPVPPGFTITTEACRAYLAQGQAPAELGVQVTKELRLLEQKMGRRLGNSEDPLLVSVRSGAKFSMPGMMETVLNIGLNDDSVEGLARVGGDDRFAWDSYRRLIQMFGATVMHIDSSKFAEALDRKKQEHGAKTDPELSVDGLKELVDEYKEIVREETGRDFPQWPREQLDMAIIAVFKSWNTERARLYRRRERIPHDLGTAVNVCTMVFGNMGESSGTGVAFTRDPSTGHAGHYGDYLINAQGEDVVAGIRNTMSLADMGDHHPEPFKQLEANLRLLETHYRDLCDVEFTVERGKLWMLQTRVGKRTANAAFRIAGQLVDEQLITMDEALERVTGEQLVQLMFPQLDPNGERTLVTKGMAASPGAAVGKVVFDSAAAVEQAAQGEDVLLVRRETNPDDLSGMIASRGILTARGGKTSHAAVVARGMGRTCVCGAEELTIDPVAKTITVGGKTYGEGDWMSIDGATGEVFEGRLEVVPSPVMRYLEEGLEAGIEGQDDETVELVRAVDRILTHADSVRRLQVRTNADTAEDSQRARQLGAQGIGLCRTEHMFLGDRRVLIERMILAKEEGEKQAALDALLPLQRQDFVEMLEAMDGLPMTVRLLDPPLHEFLPDLTELSVKVAVAEAKGESDQHDTELLEAVRKQHESNPMLGLRGVRLGLTVKGLFALQVRALAEAAAIRKQAGGDPRPEVMVPLVGSINELDLIRDESEQIIRTVAEEKGVELSMPIGTMIELPRAALTSERIAESADFFSFGTNDLTQTTWGFSRDDVEAAFFNNYMDKGVFTVSPFETLDQTGVGRLVKLGAEGGRKGNPDIHLGVCGEHGGDPQSIHFFHGVGLDYVSCSPFRVPVARLEAGRATVGDSNATA